Proteins encoded within one genomic window of Polyangia bacterium:
- a CDS encoding 5,10-methylenetetrahydrofolate reductase produces MPIARANALFEKLDGGLTGIRLYGIAPPKLASEPDQLREIAAQQVARLRVLAPEGLVVYDIQDEPGRGGQARPFPFLPTVDPEVYAYDALAELAIPKIVYRCVGAHSREVLSSWIDTVRAAAGRRLSVFVGAPRGRSHSPGVSLTEAYAHARDCPNLVLGAIAIAERHGAKEDEHQRMLVKQDRGCRFFITQSVYDAASTKSLLSDYALSLQASSRSPAPIVLTFSPCGSVRTLEFMKWLGISFSRWLENELRHSADTLERSVDLCESVFTDVQDYAREKHLPIGINVESVSIRKSEIDASVELYRRLSSRLDG; encoded by the coding sequence ATGCCAATCGCTCGAGCCAATGCGCTTTTCGAAAAACTGGACGGTGGACTGACGGGCATCCGTCTCTACGGAATCGCGCCGCCGAAGTTAGCATCGGAACCCGATCAGCTGCGTGAGATCGCAGCTCAGCAGGTAGCCCGGCTTCGTGTCCTCGCGCCTGAAGGCTTGGTCGTCTATGACATCCAGGACGAGCCGGGACGCGGTGGTCAGGCACGCCCTTTCCCGTTCCTACCCACCGTCGACCCTGAGGTTTACGCGTACGACGCGCTTGCCGAACTCGCGATTCCGAAGATCGTGTACCGATGTGTCGGGGCGCACTCGCGCGAAGTGCTCTCGAGCTGGATCGACACGGTGCGGGCAGCGGCCGGCCGGCGCCTCAGCGTCTTTGTCGGCGCACCTCGTGGACGGTCGCACAGCCCGGGTGTGTCGCTGACTGAGGCATATGCGCACGCGCGCGATTGTCCGAACCTGGTCCTCGGTGCAATCGCCATAGCCGAGCGGCACGGCGCGAAAGAAGATGAGCACCAGCGGATGCTCGTCAAGCAGGACCGCGGGTGCCGCTTCTTCATCACGCAATCGGTGTACGACGCCGCCTCAACAAAGTCATTGCTTTCCGATTACGCACTGTCACTGCAGGCGTCCAGCCGCTCGCCCGCTCCTATAGTGCTCACGTTTTCGCCGTGCGGCTCGGTGCGCACGCTCGAGTTCATGAAGTGGCTCGGCATTTCGTTCTCGCGATGGCTAGAGAACGAACTGCGCCATTCTGCCGACACGCTGGAGCGCTCTGTCGACCTGTGCGAAAGCGTATTCACCGACGTGCAGGACTATGCCCGCGAAAAGCACTTGCCAATCGGCATCAACGTCGAGAGCGTCTCCATTCGCAAGTCGGAGATCGACGCTTCAGTGGAACTCTATCGGCGCTTGAGCTCACGTCTCGATGGGTAA
- a CDS encoding GFA family protein, translating into MVNGSCLCGGIKYQVDGAIGEVVNCHCSMCRKATGAAFRTRGAVAAPAFRWVTGEELLSKYESSPGQTRTFCRVCGATLVTFFRDHPDQLGLPLGTLDDDPGVRPSAHVFVASNALWFEITDGLPQFRRESVERTRTDLPGAHRDPGR; encoded by the coding sequence ATCGTCAATGGCAGTTGCCTGTGCGGCGGAATCAAATATCAGGTCGACGGCGCAATTGGAGAAGTGGTGAACTGTCACTGTTCCATGTGCCGCAAGGCCACCGGGGCCGCGTTCCGCACCCGGGGCGCCGTCGCTGCGCCGGCCTTTCGCTGGGTGACCGGGGAGGAACTGCTCTCGAAGTACGAGTCCTCGCCGGGACAGACCCGCACGTTCTGTCGAGTCTGCGGCGCCACCCTGGTCACCTTCTTCCGCGACCATCCCGACCAGCTCGGGCTTCCGCTGGGTACGCTCGACGACGATCCCGGCGTCAGACCTTCAGCCCACGTCTTCGTGGCGTCCAACGCACTGTGGTTCGAGATCACCGACGGGCTGCCGCAGTTCCGCCGCGAGAGCGTTGAACGAACGAGAACCGATTTGCCTGGCGCCCACCGCGATCCAGGGCGTTAA